The following is a genomic window from Amycolatopsis acidiphila.
GTTCGGACTGCTCGCTGTCCTGGTCGCCCACCAGGCTCGTCATGTCCGGCGGCGTCCACTGCCTCCGTTGCCCTACCCCGTCAACCGGATGACCGGGGCACCGCAAACGCCCAACGGCGCGGTGATCACCCGCGGCCGTGACGCCACACTGCCCCGGTGACGACGCGCCTATGACGACCGGGCTCGTCCGATTCGCCGGCGGCAGTCCCGGGGGACCGGTCGCGCTGGCGTGACTCCGCTGCGCGGCAGCGAGGGGTTCGCAGCATCGAGGGGGCCGCTTGCGCGGGTGTACCGCCCGTCCTGGCCGGTACACCCACCGCGCTCAGTCGGACGCCGGGTGGTCGGCGGTGCGGTGCTGGGCTTCGTGGAGTTGGTCTTCGAGGGTGATGATGCGGCAGGCCGCATCGATCGGGGTGCCCTGGTCGACCAGTTCCCGCACCCGGGCGGCGAGGCGCAACTGGTGGCGGGAGTAGCGGCGATGCCCACCGGTCGAGCGCTGCGGCTCGATCAAGCCGGCTTCGTCCAGGCTGCGCAGGAAGCCCTGGGAGGCGCCGAGCATCTCCGCGGCCCGGCCCATCGTGTAGGCGGGATAGTGCTCATCGTCGAACTTGTCGGCCGCGCCCGAGCGAGGGGCGGGGGTATCGCGTGGGTCAGGGATCATGCCACCTCCACATCACGAGAAGCCCCGGGTGCCGTCGACGGCACCCGGGGCTTCAGGGGTTTGGGTTTCACCATTGTCAACCGGCCGTGCGGCCGGCTTCGGGTACCCGCGTCGTCCGGCCGAGAGGCCGGCTGTGCGGGGATCGCTTATTCGTAACCGAGAACCACCTGCCAATCTGATGGGACTGCGGTACCCGCGCGGCACTACCGCACAGCCGCGGCGGGCGATCCAATGATGTGCCCGTTCCCTTCCTTTCAGTGTTTTTCTCTTACCGTGCACTACTGCGATCATCACCGGCTGGAACCCCTTACCGTGACCGGCCCCAGCACGCCTGAGATCGCTGATCAGGTGTGCCGAAGCCGGCACTGACTGGCTCCGGCACACCTGACGTCTTCACTGCATACTGCGAACTACGTACTTGCTCATCGTTCACGGGCGCTCGAACTCCACCCGCGTCGTGCACTACTCCGCCCGGGGTCATCACCACTTCTTCTTCCCGCATCGACCCCGGTACTGCTTCGATCACCAGCCGGAACCCGGTGTGGATCGGCCCCGTCTGTCTGACCGTCTTGTCTCACTTCGCGGGTAGTTACGTCATCTCCCGCGCCTGCTTGACCTTGTCTCTCTCGCTTCGAACAGAAGACTACACACACTCGGGCTCGAATGTCTACTCCCGTCGTCGTAGATTTACTGCCTTACCCGATGTAGTGATGCGCCCGGCACGCTGCGCCTCGAAGGAGATGGTTCCCATGAGCGACACGGCCGCACCGCAGGATCCGTTCGGTCTCGCGGGTGTGCGCGACCGACAGGACTACGTCCGCCGCCTCACCGAACTGCTCGAACGCGGCCGAGTGGAGCCGGTGGCCGCGGTGCTCTCGGCGGCTGAGGCCTATGCCGCCGCCGAGTTGCTCGGCCAGTACGCGCAGCTCGACCCGACCGGCGGCTTGAACCAGCTGGCCGCCACCCTGGCCAGCCGTCTCTACAGCCGGTTGGGAGCTTGAGCCCTCGCCGCTACGCCTCGCCAGCAGGGTTCACGGCGGAGCTCACCGGCGTGGCGGGTTCGCCGGAAGACGATCAACAGGCCGTTGGGCCGCTCTCGCCTTGCGCCACGGCGATCGTGTCGCTCTCGTGGATGTCCGGGAGACACGCCGCGCACGGGTGCCGACGCTGCGGTGGCCGACCACGCGGCTCCTACCCCTGGCGGGGCGGGATGCCGCTTACTTCAGCATGAATCCCGCGTCGATCTGCTGGGTGGTGCCGGTGATCCACTTGCCCGCGTCGGACACCAGGAACACGACGACCTCGGACACGTCGCGCACCGGCATCGCGTCGACCGGCATCAGGTTGTAGCGCATGGCGTCGCCAAGCTCCTTGTGCTCCTCGAGCCACTGTGGGAAGTAGTCGTTGTTGGACATGGGGGAGTCGACGCCGGTGGGGTGGATGGTGTTGACCCGAATGGACTCCGGCGCCAGCTCGCAGGCGAGTGTCCGCATGAGACCGACGATCCCGTGTTTCGCCGCCGTGTAGTGCGTGCAGCCCGCGACCCCCCTGAGCCCGGCGATGGACGACGTGATGACGACGGAACCGCCGCGGCCGCCCGCCCGGATGTGCGGGACCACCGCCCGGCAGGCCTTGAACACGCCGGTCAGGTTGATGCCGATCATGTCGTCCCACGCCTCGTCGGACAGCTCCCACGTGTTCTCCGACAGGCTGAGGATCCCCGCGTTGGCGAGCAGGATGTCGATGCGGCCGAATTCCCGCATCGCGGTGTCGGCGAGCCGGGTCATGTCGGCGGTGCTGCGCACGTCGGCTTCCAGGGCGACGCAGCGCCGGCCGGTCTTCTCGACGGCGACGACGGTCTCGTCGAGGTCCCCCGGGCGCCCGGTCGGGAACGGCACGGAGCCGACCTGCTCGGTGATGTCGCACACGACGATGTCCGCGCCTTCCTCGGCGAGCCGCACCGCGTGTGAGCGCCCCTGCCCGCGGCCGCCTCCAGTGATGACGGCGACCTTCCCGTCGAGCTGTCCCATGTTTTTGCTCCTCTCAGTGGTGGTGCAGCGATGCGCGGAGGAAGGCGAGGCCGTCGGCGGCCAGTGCGTCCATCGAGGGGGCGACCGGGCGCCACAGCGACACCGCCCGCGCGATTTCGGCGATCGTGGGCAGGAACGACTCGACCACGATCTGTCCCCGGTAGCCGATGTCCTCGAGCGCGGCGAACACCTCCGGCCACGGGATGTGCCCGCTGCCGGGGGTGCCGCGGTCGTTCTCCGAGACCTGGAAGTGGAAGACCCGTTCGCCGGCGGTGCGGATCGCGGCGCCGAGGTCCTTCTCCTCGATGTTCTGGTGGAACGTGTCGAGCAGGAGCCCGATGTTGTCGCGGCCGGTGGCGGCGCACAGCTCCAGGCCCTGTTCGACGGTGTTGACGAGGTCCGTTTCGAAGCGGTTCAACGGTTCGAGTGCCAGCCGGATGCCGTGTTCGCCCGCGTGGTCCGCGGCGGCTCGCAGGCTTTCCACCGCCTGCGTGCGCTGCAGCGCACGCTCGTCGGGCGGCAGCAGCCGGGCTTGCCCGGTAGGCGCGTACATCGGTCCCGCCACGTGTGGCGAGCCGACCGCCGCCGCCAGTTCCACGCAGCGGCGCAGGTAGTTCAGGCCCGCGGCGCGGTGACCGGGATCCTCTGCGGACAGGTCCCGGTCGGCGCCGAAGGCGCCGCAGATGCCGACGGCGAGCCCGTGCTCCTCGGCCGCGTCGCGCAGGGCCTGCGCCGACAGCAGCCGCGGGTCCTCGACGCAGACCTCGATCACGTCGTAACCCAGCTCGGCGACCTTGGCGAAGGCTGCCGGGCAGTCGGAGTCGGAGAACGGCGAGGCGAGCACGAACGTGCTCAGTCCCAGGGGATTGCCCGCCACGTCACACCAGCCCCAGCTCGGCCTCGAGCTTCTTGGTGTGGGCGATCGCCGCCTCGGTGTAGGTGTCGAGGAACTCCGGCGCGCCCGCACCGGACAGCACGCCCCACACGTCGCCGGCGGCGGGCAGCAGCTCGTAGGCGATCCAGCCGGTGTAGCCGACCTCGGCGATGGCCTGGACGATCGGCCGGAAGTCGGTGTGCCCGTAGCCCGGCGCGGCGCGGTTGCTGTCTGCCAGGTGCACGTGGACCAGCCGGTGCCCGCAGCGCCGGATCGCCGCGGCGATGTCCCGCTCCTCCAGTGCCATGTGGAAGGTGTCGGCCATGCAGCCCAGTGCGGCGTGCCCGGCCTCGTCGACAAAGGCGATCGCCTGGTCCATCCGGTTGATCAGGTAGGTCTCGTACCGGTTCCACGGCTCGACCGCGATCCGCACGCCGTGGTCGTCCGCGTAGGCGGCGATCGCGCGCGCGGCGTCGAGCGCCCACGCCCACTCGCGGTCCCGGTCGGCCTCCGGGACGATCTTCATGCAGGCCGTGGGGGTGAAGGTGACGACGTCCGCGCCGAGCGCGGCGGCGTAGTCGACGTTGCCGCGCAGGTAGTCCAGCGCGCGGCGGCGGACCGCGGAGTCGGCGCTGACAAGGTCGCGTTCCGGGGTGAAGATGCTGATGACCGACGACGCGCGCACACCGTGCTTGTCCAGCTCGCGACGGACCTCGCCGACGTCGTGCTGGGCGGGTTCGCCGACGAGCTCGACGCCGTCGTAGCCGAACTTCGCGATCCGCGCGATGCCGGCCGCGAGCGGCTCCCGGCCGTAGACGAGAGTGTTGTAGGTGTAGCGGAACATCGGTGCGCCTCAATCCGTGGTCTGGAAGTCGCGGGTGTAGTCGTCGACGTTGTCCTTGGTGAACGTGATCGGATCGCCCAGTACGATCTCGCCGTCGGCCCCGACCGTGCGGCGGCCGAGGTGACCGGCGGAGAACGACTCGCCTTGCCTGCCGGTGATCTCGCCGGAGATGTAGGCCGCCGCCGCGTAGTAGGCGAGGTAGCCCAGTTCACGCGGACTCCACAGGACGTACGCCGGCACCTGCCCGTTCCGGAGCAGCTGCGCGTCGGCGCTGGGGTTGCCCAGGCCGGTCACCACGATCCGGTCCGCCACCCCCAGATCGGTGGCGGCCTTGACACCCGCTTCGAGCGCGATCGGGGTGGGCGCCATGATCCCCCGCAGGTCCGGGTACGCCCGGATCAGCGCCACGGCCGCGTCGTAGCTCTTCTTCGCGTCGTCGTCGCCGTAGGACGTTTTGACCAGGGTCATGCCCTTGTTCTCCGGCCGGGCCAGCTCCGCGTGCATCGCCGCGATCCACTTGTTGGTGACCTCGGCGGTGGCCTGTGAGGAGACGATGCCGAACTGACCGGTGCGGTGCATGGCGTTGGCGAGGATGTCGAACTGCGCTCGCCCGATCGCGTCGGTGCGGGCCATGTTGACGAAGATCCCGCGGGAGCCGGTGGCGACGTCACCGTCCCATGCCATGATCTTCGCGCCGTGGTCGCGGGCCGCGTTCAGCGCGGGCGCGACGGCCGTCGAGTCCACCGCGGACAGCCCGATCACGCATGAGCCGCGCTGGCGCCCGCTTTGGATGCGCTGGATCTGGCCGGTCACGTCACCGGCGGCCGGGCCGACGAAGGACAGGTCCCCGCCCAGCTCGCGCTGCGCGTCCGCCATCCCGGTGTGCACGGCGGCGAAGTACGGGTTGTCGGTCGACTTCGGGATCATCGTCAGGTTGCAGTCGCGGATGGACTTCGGAGCGGACGCGCCCGTGCTCGCGGCCGGGGCGCAGGCGCCCAGCAGTGCCAGCGCCAGCGCGGCGGCGAGTGCGGTGCGGCGGGCCGTCATGACCGGCCTCCTGTCCTGCGGCCACGTGCCGCGCGGATGCGGGCGGCGAGGGCGGGGATGACCACCGCGCCGACCATGAGCAGGCCGGTGACCATGTACTGCACCGCGGTCTCGGCGTCGTCGAGGGTCATCCAGCTGGTCAGGATCGTGACGAGGACCAGCGCGAGCAGCACCCCCGCGAACGAGCCGCGCCCACCGTACATGCTGACCCCGCCGATCAGCACGATGCCGATCACCACCAGCTCCAGGCCGGTGCCGTTGGTCGCGCGCACCGTGCTGATGTAGCCGCTGTAGGCGATGCCCGCGACCCCGGCGACCGTCCCGGAAAACAGGAACAGGCCGCGCTTGATCCGGCGGACCGCCAGCCCGGAGAAGCGGGCGACCTCCGCGCTGCTGCCGATCGCGAGCACCTTGCGGCCGATCGCACCGCGGTGCAGCAGCACGGCGGCCACCACGGCCAGCACGAGGAACACGAGGAACCCGTAGGGCACGAGGGTGCCGGGCACGGTGTCCTGTGCGAACGAGGTGAGCGCGTGCGGCAGGTCGCTGATGCCCTCGTTGCCCAGCAGGATGTACGCGCAGCCCCGGTAGAGGCCGAGCGTGCCGATGGTGACGATGAGCGAGGGCAACCCGATGTCGACCACGAGCAGCCCGTTGACCAGGCCCGCGACCGCGCCGGCCAGTACGCCGAGGATGATCGCGAACCAGGCGGGCAGTCCGGCGCGCAGCGTCAGGCCGAAGATCGCGGCCGACAGCCCGAAGATCGAGGCGACGGACAAGTCGATCTCCCCGGCGACCATGAGCCACGCCATCGGGACCACCATCAGGCACAGGCCGAGCGCGCCGATCGCGGTGATGGCGAAGTTGTCCGCCGTGGCGAAGTACGGGTTGGTCACGGACGCCAGCACGAACGCCAGGACGACCAGCGCGGCGAGCATCAGCTCCCACGGGCCGAGCCAGGCCGGCAGGCGGAGGTTTCGGGACGGGGTGGTGGAATCGGTCATGCTGCCCTCCCTCGGGCGGCGAGGCGCCGGCGCAGGACCAGGTCGAGGGTGATCGCGACGATGATCACCAGGCCCTGGATCGCCTGCAGCCAGAACGGGGACACGTCGAGCAGCGCCAGCCCGATGCCGATCACGGTGAGCACCGCGGCGCCGAGGACGACGCCGGGGATCGAGCCGGCGCCGCCGGTGATGCTGACCCCGCCGATCACGACCGCGGCGAGGACGACGAGCTCGTAGCCGTTGGCGGCCGAGGAGTCCACGGTGCCGTACCGGGCGCCCCAGAGCACGCCCGCGATCCCGCACAGCAGGCCCGTCACGGCGTACGCGCCGAACACGAGCTTCCCGGCCTTGATGCCCATCCGCTCGGCGGAGTCCGGCCCGCTGCCGGTCGCGAGCAGCGCCCGGCCGGTCAGCGTGTGCCGGACCACCAGGTGCGCGGCCACCACGATGACCGCCGCGTAGACGAACATGCCCGGGATGCCGGCGACCGACCACGACGCGAGCGCGGTATAGGACGGCGGCATGTTCTGCGCGGTGATCTGCTGGCTGCCCGCCAGGGCCGAGTCGGCCCCGCGGAAGACGTAGAGCGTGCCGAGCGTGACCATGATCGACGGCACCTTGAGTGTGGCGACGAGCGCCCCGTTGATCGCGCCGAGCACGAGCCCGAGCAGCAGCGCGACCGCGATCGGCACGACGAGGGGGAGCCCGGGGTGTGCGGCGATGACGGCCGCCGCGGCATAGGCGGTCAGACCGACGGTGGAACCGACGGACACGTCGATGTTGCGGGTGAACAGCACCAGTGCCTGCCCGGCCGCGACGATCACGACGATCGCCATGTCCGCGAGTACCTGGCGCAGCGTGTCGAGGCCGGCGAAGCGCGGCACGAGTACGGAGAACACGACCAGCAGACCGAGCAGGACTCCGGCGAGGCTCAGTTCGCGCTGCGCGAACGGGGACCGGCGGCGACGTGCGGCGGGTGGCGCGGGCGGGGGGAGTACCTCAGGCGAGTGCATGGGCCACCTGCCCTGTCATCGCACCCAGCACCTGCTCCGCGTCGAACGGGCGCCGGGCGAACTCCGGGCCCTGCCGCCCGCGGTAGAAGGTGACGACCCGGTCGGCCACGGCGAGCAGCTCCTCGAGCTCGTTGCTGATCAGGATGATCGCGAGCCCTTTGGCCGCTTGTTCGGAGACGAGCTGGTGCACTTCGGCCTTCGCACCGACGTCGATGCCCTTCGTCGGGTCGTCGAGGATCAGGATCTCCGGGTCCGTGGCGAGCCACTTCCCGAGGACGACCTTCTGCTGGTTGCCGCCGGACAGCGCGGCCACCTGCTGGTCAGGCCCGCTGGTGCGGATCCGCAACCGGTCGATGGCGCCGGCCGCCAGCTCGGCTTCGCGGCGCGCGGACAGCAGCCCGAAGCGGCGCATCCCGTCGAGGGCGGCGAGCGGCAGGTTGAACCGGATCGAGTGGTCCAGCGCCACGCCTTCGGTGTGCCGGTCCTCCGGGACGTAGGCGATGCGCCGTGCCATCGCGTCCCGCGGCGAACGGATCGCCACCGGCCTGCCGTCGACGAGGATCTCGCCCGAGTCGGCCGGGTCGAGCCCGAACAGCCCGCGGGCGATCTCGGTACGCCCGGCGCCGACCAGCCCCGCGAGCCCCAGGATCTCGCCGCGCCGGACCTGCAACGAGACGTCGTGGTAGGCGTCGCGGCGGGTCAGGCCGCGCACTTCCAGCTTCACCTCGCCCAGCTCGACCTCGGCCTTGGGGAACACGTTCTCCACGGCCCGGCCGACCATGTGCCGAACCGCGCTCTCCGGAGTGAACTCGTTCGCGGGCCCGCTGATCACGGTGGTGCCGTCGCGCGAGACCGTTACCCGGTCGGCGAGCTCGAACACCTCGTTGAGCCGGTGGCCGACGAACAGCACGGCCACCCCGTCGGCCTTCAGCCGCCGCACGATGTCCATCAGCCGGTCGACCTCCCGGGCGGACAGCGCCGCGGTGGGCTCGTCGAGGATGAGCAGCCGGGTCTCACCGAGCAGTGCCTTCGCGATCTCCAGCAGCTGCTGGTCGGCACTGGACAGCTGGTTCACCGGGGTGCGCGGGTCGAGGTGCGCGCCGAGGCGGTCGAGCGCCGTACGGGCATTGCGCTCGACCGCGGGCCAGTCGAGCAGCCGGGTGCGCCGCCGCGGCGCGGGCTGCGTGAAGATGATGTTCTCGGCCACGGTCAGGTCCGGGAACAGCACGGGATGCTGGTGCACCACGGAGATGCCCAGCGCCCGGGCGGCGCGGGGGTGGGGAATGGTCACCTCGCTCCCGCCGAGCGCGATGGTCCCCGCGTCCGGGCGGTGCACGCCCGCGAGGATGTTGACGAGGGTGCTCTTGCCGGCGCCGTTCTCGCCGAGCAACGCGTGCACCTCGCCCGGATACAGCTCCATGCTCAGCCCGCACAGGGCGGTTACGCCGCCGAAGCGCTTCGCGATCCCGGTGAGCGTCACGAGTGGTGCGGTCATCGCGCCTCCCCGAAGGTGGTGCCACGGGCCGCGGCCGCGAGCCGCTCCGCCGTCATGACCGTGGGCAGCATGGTGTTCCCGGCGGGCGCGACCGGGATGACGGAGGCGTCCGCGACCCGCAGGCCCTGGCAGCCGTGCACGAGGCCGGCCTCGTCGACCACGCCGTCGCGCTCGGGCGGGGCCATCCGGCAGGTACCGGTGAAGTGGTAGCCGGAGGCCGCCATGTCCTCGATCGCGGTGTCGAGCGCCGCGTCGTCGGCGATCGTCCTGTCGTCGATCCCCGTCGGCTCGTGCAGCAGGCCGGCCAGCGGGTCGCTGGTGATCACCTGCCAGCCGAGCCGGACGATCTCGCGCATGGCGTCACGGTCCACCTGCTCGCCGAGGTAGTTCGGCCGCACGCGGGGGAGCTCGGCCGGGTCGAGGGACCTGATGTGTACCGTGCCGGTCGCGCGGGGTTTGTTGAGCACACAGCCGATTCCGGCGACGTGGGTCACGTCCGCGCTGCCCTTGCCCGCCAGGCCGCGGGCGCCCTCCCCGGTGGTGGCGACGTTGAGATAGGCGAACATGGTCAGCTGTGCGTCGAGCGATCCGGGCTGGACGGTCGTCGAGGTGCGGACGGCGGTCTGCAGGCTGAAGTCCTCCGGCGACCACGCGCCCTCCCGCGGGGGAGCGACGAGCGGGACGGAGAAGTGGTCGCCGAGATGGTGCCCGGCCGGAAGTTCGGCGACCGTGGGCACGCCGAGCCGCGCCAGCACGTCCCGCGGCCCGATGCCGGACCGTTGGAGCAGCGCTGGGCTCTGGATCGCTCCCGCGCACAGGATCACCTCGCCCGCGCCGACGCGGGTCCCGTCGGCGAGGTCGACGCCGGTCACCCGGGTGCCGTCGAACGTGATGCGCCGGACCAGGACCTCGCCGCGCACAGTCAGGTTGGGCCGGGTGCGGGCGGGCGCGAGGTGGGTCAGCGCGGTGGACAGCCGCAGGGTGCCGCGCCGGTTCATCGGCACCGGCCCGACCCCTTCGGCGTCCGGCGCGTTGAAGTCGCACACGTCGTCGATGCCGAGCTTGCGGCAGGTCTGGACGAACGCGGCCTGCAGCGGACCGTACTCGTCCTCGTGGGCGCGCACGAGCGGAAACGGACCGGCACGGCCGTGGATGTCGTCGCCGGGTGCCGCGTCGTCCTCCAGCGCCCGGTACGCGGCGAGGACGTGTGGCCAGTCCCAGCGCGGGTTGCCCAGCGCGGCCCACTCGCGGTAGTCCGCGGTAGCGCCGCGCAGCGAGATCATGCCGTTGATCGCCGAGGCGCCCCCGACGAGACGGGCCTGTGGCACCGAGATCCGGACGTCGCCGTGTCCTTCGGCGGTCAGTGCCCAGTCGTGGCGCGGGTCGACTTCGGGGGCGTGCCCGCGCATGGGCACGTACCGGCCGTCGCGGACCGCGCCCGGGATCGCTTCCTCGACGGGGTAGTCGGGACCGGCCTCCAGCAGCAGGACCGTCCGGTCCGGATCCTCGCTCAGCCGGGCCGCGATGACGCAACCGGCTGTTCCACCTCCGACGACTACGACGTTGTAGTGCTCGGTCACGGGCTTCTCCTCAGGCTATGAGCAGGGGGCGGAGCGTGCGGTGGGCGACCTCCAGGCCCGTGCGGACCTTGTCCTCGGTGCCGCCCCAGACGGGGTCTTCGTGCTCGACGGACAGCACGCCGTCGAAGCCGCCTTCGTAGAGGGTGTCGACCACGGCCCGCCAGTCGACCTCACCGAGGCCGGGCACCCGGTAGCGCCACCAGCCGACGTCGAACGGGTCGGTGCGGCCAATGGCCTTGCCGGGCCAGCCGTAGCGGTGCCGGCGCTCGGGGAACAGCTGGATGTCCTTGGCCTGCGCGTGCGGGATCTTCTCGACGTAGGGCCGCAACGCGGTCACCGGGTCGATGCCCATCCACATCAGGTGGCTCGGGTCGTAGTTGAGGTAGAGGCCGAGGGAGAACATCCACTCCCACAGCTCCGGCGAGTAGGCCAGGTTGCCCGGATACCCGTCGGGGTGCCAGCCCTCCATCACGCAGTTCTCGACGATGAGCTTGACGCCCAGCTCACCCGCGCGGTCCACCAGCGGGGCGAACAC
Proteins encoded in this region:
- a CDS encoding helix-turn-helix domain-containing protein — protein: MIPDPRDTPAPRSGAADKFDDEHYPAYTMGRAAEMLGASQGFLRSLDEAGLIEPQRSTGGHRRYSRHQLRLAARVRELVDQGTPIDAACRIITLEDQLHEAQHRTADHPASD
- a CDS encoding mycofactocin-coupled SDR family oxidoreductase — protein: MGQLDGKVAVITGGGRGQGRSHAVRLAEEGADIVVCDITEQVGSVPFPTGRPGDLDETVVAVEKTGRRCVALEADVRSTADMTRLADTAMREFGRIDILLANAGILSLSENTWELSDEAWDDMIGINLTGVFKACRAVVPHIRAGGRGGSVVITSSIAGLRGVAGCTHYTAAKHGIVGLMRTLACELAPESIRVNTIHPTGVDSPMSNNDYFPQWLEEHKELGDAMRYNLMPVDAMPVRDVSEVVVFLVSDAGKWITGTTQQIDAGFMLK
- a CDS encoding sugar phosphate isomerase/epimerase family protein codes for the protein MAGNPLGLSTFVLASPFSDSDCPAAFAKVAELGYDVIEVCVEDPRLLSAQALRDAAEEHGLAVGICGAFGADRDLSAEDPGHRAAGLNYLRRCVELAAAVGSPHVAGPMYAPTGQARLLPPDERALQRTQAVESLRAAADHAGEHGIRLALEPLNRFETDLVNTVEQGLELCAATGRDNIGLLLDTFHQNIEEKDLGAAIRTAGERVFHFQVSENDRGTPGSGHIPWPEVFAALEDIGYRGQIVVESFLPTIAEIARAVSLWRPVAPSMDALAADGLAFLRASLHHH
- a CDS encoding sugar phosphate isomerase/epimerase family protein → MFRYTYNTLVYGREPLAAGIARIAKFGYDGVELVGEPAQHDVGEVRRELDKHGVRASSVISIFTPERDLVSADSAVRRRALDYLRGNVDYAAALGADVVTFTPTACMKIVPEADRDREWAWALDAARAIAAYADDHGVRIAVEPWNRYETYLINRMDQAIAFVDEAGHAALGCMADTFHMALEERDIAAAIRRCGHRLVHVHLADSNRAAPGYGHTDFRPIVQAIAEVGYTGWIAYELLPAAGDVWGVLSGAGAPEFLDTYTEAAIAHTKKLEAELGLV
- a CDS encoding substrate-binding domain-containing protein, whose translation is MTARRTALAAALALALLGACAPAASTGASAPKSIRDCNLTMIPKSTDNPYFAAVHTGMADAQRELGGDLSFVGPAAGDVTGQIQRIQSGRQRGSCVIGLSAVDSTAVAPALNAARDHGAKIMAWDGDVATGSRGIFVNMARTDAIGRAQFDILANAMHRTGQFGIVSSQATAEVTNKWIAAMHAELARPENKGMTLVKTSYGDDDAKKSYDAAVALIRAYPDLRGIMAPTPIALEAGVKAATDLGVADRIVVTGLGNPSADAQLLRNGQVPAYVLWSPRELGYLAYYAAAAYISGEITGRQGESFSAGHLGRRTVGADGEIVLGDPITFTKDNVDDYTRDFQTTD
- a CDS encoding ABC transporter permease, which translates into the protein MTDSTTPSRNLRLPAWLGPWELMLAALVVLAFVLASVTNPYFATADNFAITAIGALGLCLMVVPMAWLMVAGEIDLSVASIFGLSAAIFGLTLRAGLPAWFAIILGVLAGAVAGLVNGLLVVDIGLPSLIVTIGTLGLYRGCAYILLGNEGISDLPHALTSFAQDTVPGTLVPYGFLVFLVLAVVAAVLLHRGAIGRKVLAIGSSAEVARFSGLAVRRIKRGLFLFSGTVAGVAGIAYSGYISTVRATNGTGLELVVIGIVLIGGVSMYGGRGSFAGVLLALVLVTILTSWMTLDDAETAVQYMVTGLLMVGAVVIPALAARIRAARGRRTGGRS
- a CDS encoding ABC transporter permease — protein: MHSPEVLPPPAPPAARRRRSPFAQRELSLAGVLLGLLVVFSVLVPRFAGLDTLRQVLADMAIVVIVAAGQALVLFTRNIDVSVGSTVGLTAYAAAAVIAAHPGLPLVVPIAVALLLGLVLGAINGALVATLKVPSIMVTLGTLYVFRGADSALAGSQQITAQNMPPSYTALASWSVAGIPGMFVYAAVIVVAAHLVVRHTLTGRALLATGSGPDSAERMGIKAGKLVFGAYAVTGLLCGIAGVLWGARYGTVDSSAANGYELVVLAAVVIGGVSITGGAGSIPGVVLGAAVLTVIGIGLALLDVSPFWLQAIQGLVIIVAITLDLVLRRRLAARGRAA
- a CDS encoding sugar ABC transporter ATP-binding protein, with translation MTAPLVTLTGIAKRFGGVTALCGLSMELYPGEVHALLGENGAGKSTLVNILAGVHRPDAGTIALGGSEVTIPHPRAARALGISVVHQHPVLFPDLTVAENIIFTQPAPRRRTRLLDWPAVERNARTALDRLGAHLDPRTPVNQLSSADQQLLEIAKALLGETRLLILDEPTAALSAREVDRLMDIVRRLKADGVAVLFVGHRLNEVFELADRVTVSRDGTTVISGPANEFTPESAVRHMVGRAVENVFPKAEVELGEVKLEVRGLTRRDAYHDVSLQVRRGEILGLAGLVGAGRTEIARGLFGLDPADSGEILVDGRPVAIRSPRDAMARRIAYVPEDRHTEGVALDHSIRFNLPLAALDGMRRFGLLSARREAELAAGAIDRLRIRTSGPDQQVAALSGGNQQKVVLGKWLATDPEILILDDPTKGIDVGAKAEVHQLVSEQAAKGLAIILISNELEELLAVADRVVTFYRGRQGPEFARRPFDAEQVLGAMTGQVAHALA
- a CDS encoding GMC family oxidoreductase produces the protein MTEHYNVVVVGGGTAGCVIAARLSEDPDRTVLLLEAGPDYPVEEAIPGAVRDGRYVPMRGHAPEVDPRHDWALTAEGHGDVRISVPQARLVGGASAINGMISLRGATADYREWAALGNPRWDWPHVLAAYRALEDDAAPGDDIHGRAGPFPLVRAHEDEYGPLQAAFVQTCRKLGIDDVCDFNAPDAEGVGPVPMNRRGTLRLSTALTHLAPARTRPNLTVRGEVLVRRITFDGTRVTGVDLADGTRVGAGEVILCAGAIQSPALLQRSGIGPRDVLARLGVPTVAELPAGHHLGDHFSVPLVAPPREGAWSPEDFSLQTAVRTSTTVQPGSLDAQLTMFAYLNVATTGEGARGLAGKGSADVTHVAGIGCVLNKPRATGTVHIRSLDPAELPRVRPNYLGEQVDRDAMREIVRLGWQVITSDPLAGLLHEPTGIDDRTIADDAALDTAIEDMAASGYHFTGTCRMAPPERDGVVDEAGLVHGCQGLRVADASVIPVAPAGNTMLPTVMTAERLAAAARGTTFGEAR
- a CDS encoding sugar phosphate isomerase/epimerase family protein; its protein translation is MKLGFLTACLPARPLAEIAEWAAAHGYEALEVAAWPDLGDRPFTATHLDVANLSERAADETRTLFDRYGLTLSSLAFYDNNLHPDPDERKAINEHVLACVEAAARLGCPTVGTFVGRHPGRTVAENLEDAEQVFAPLVDRAGELGVKLIVENCVMEGWHPDGYPGNLAYSPELWEWMFSLGLYLNYDPSHLMWMGIDPVTALRPYVEKIPHAQAKDIQLFPERRHRYGWPGKAIGRTDPFDVGWWRYRVPGLGEVDWRAVVDTLYEGGFDGVLSVEHEDPVWGGTEDKVRTGLEVAHRTLRPLLIA